The Pseudarthrobacter sp. NS4 genome includes a window with the following:
- a CDS encoding IMPACT family protein encodes MQELESRTTAYTTLPAGQDFRHELEVKRSRFITVLRRTGTEEDARGLVASLRREFHDARHHCSAFIIGPDRDVQRSSDDGEPSGTAGLPMLEALAKRETAPGVADLSDVSAVVVRYFGGVLLGAGGLVRAYSESVSSALALAPMVRRGRLRICSTAVAPGAAGRLENDLRAAGFVMGETSYGNQETVLRVALADDPASIEAAAERLRSMTAGSAMLTREGTEWVDVPVP; translated from the coding sequence ATGCAAGAGCTGGAAAGCAGGACCACCGCCTACACCACCCTGCCCGCAGGGCAGGACTTCCGACACGAGCTTGAAGTGAAGCGCTCCCGGTTCATTACCGTCCTGAGGCGCACAGGCACCGAAGAGGACGCCCGTGGCCTGGTGGCGTCGCTCCGCCGCGAATTCCACGATGCCCGGCACCACTGTTCCGCCTTCATCATCGGACCCGACCGGGATGTGCAGCGTTCCAGTGACGATGGCGAACCGTCCGGAACGGCCGGCCTCCCCATGCTCGAGGCCCTTGCCAAGAGGGAGACCGCGCCCGGCGTGGCAGACCTGAGCGACGTAAGCGCCGTCGTCGTCCGCTACTTTGGCGGGGTGCTGCTGGGGGCTGGAGGCCTGGTCCGCGCCTACTCCGAATCTGTCTCCTCAGCGCTTGCGCTGGCTCCCATGGTGCGGCGCGGCCGGCTTCGCATCTGCTCCACGGCAGTGGCACCGGGGGCAGCCGGCAGGCTCGAAAACGACCTGAGGGCGGCCGGGTTTGTGATGGGCGAAACAAGCTACGGCAACCAGGAGACTGTCCTGCGCGTGGCGCTGGCGGACGACCCGGCTTCCATTGAGGCCGCCGCCGAGCGTCTCCGGTCCATGACTGCCGGATCCGCCATGCTCACCCGGGAGGGTACGGAGTGGGTGGATGTCCCAGTCCCCTGA
- a CDS encoding GNAT family N-acetyltransferase — protein MTRLETVAELSGNYEIRRFGAVSKGKDGYAEAETWSRAVSFGFHESTRTPEHVAKSLATYESDGRVLTGAYQTGQVAPGSLPADVPVATFATFRKTLNIGFGRTLESQLVTSVTVRTSHRRRGLLRRMMSEDLRLAREDGIAVAALTASEGTIYGRFGYGVASFERTVKVDTTARFSLQHQATGSVEVADPKALLELAPAVFDRVHRLTPGSIGRQEWYRQLVSGSLGHEGKEDPAVKVALHYGPGGDVDGYVSYKFLGWDKEPYTVEVVDLLAATNDAYLELWQYLGAVDLVERVSWEEAPVDDPLAWALTDPRCIDSSDSRDMLWLRILDAPKALAARHYPADGKLVLDLRDPLGLTAGTYALAVEGGQAAAERLPDNTPADLTLGVSALSSIYLGGVCPVTLAAAGKICENASGAALKARQMFAVERATHCLTHF, from the coding sequence ATGACTAGGCTCGAAACCGTGGCTGAACTGAGTGGAAACTACGAAATCCGGCGCTTCGGCGCGGTGTCCAAGGGCAAGGACGGCTATGCAGAGGCTGAAACCTGGAGCCGTGCCGTATCTTTCGGATTCCATGAATCCACCCGGACACCTGAGCATGTGGCAAAGTCCCTCGCCACCTACGAAAGCGACGGGCGCGTCCTGACCGGCGCCTACCAAACCGGCCAGGTGGCGCCGGGCTCGCTGCCTGCCGACGTGCCGGTGGCCACCTTCGCGACATTCCGCAAAACCCTGAACATCGGCTTCGGCCGGACCCTCGAGAGCCAGTTGGTCACCTCCGTGACAGTGCGGACCTCGCACCGCCGCCGCGGACTGCTGCGGCGGATGATGAGCGAGGACCTGCGCCTCGCCAGGGAGGACGGCATCGCTGTTGCTGCCCTCACCGCTTCGGAAGGGACCATCTACGGACGCTTCGGTTACGGCGTGGCCAGCTTCGAGCGAACGGTCAAAGTTGATACCACTGCACGGTTTAGCCTGCAGCACCAGGCCACAGGCAGCGTGGAGGTTGCCGACCCCAAAGCCCTGCTGGAGCTGGCTCCTGCGGTGTTTGACCGCGTGCACCGGCTGACCCCGGGGTCCATCGGCCGGCAGGAGTGGTACCGGCAGTTGGTATCCGGATCCCTGGGCCACGAAGGCAAGGAAGATCCTGCCGTCAAAGTGGCGCTCCACTACGGCCCCGGCGGAGACGTTGACGGCTACGTCTCCTACAAGTTCCTCGGCTGGGACAAGGAGCCGTACACGGTGGAAGTGGTCGATCTGTTGGCGGCCACCAACGACGCCTACCTCGAGCTGTGGCAATACCTGGGCGCCGTCGACCTTGTGGAGCGCGTCTCCTGGGAAGAAGCGCCTGTCGATGACCCGCTCGCATGGGCCCTCACGGATCCGCGCTGCATCGATTCCTCGGACAGCCGGGACATGCTCTGGCTCCGGATCCTTGACGCTCCCAAGGCGCTGGCCGCCCGGCACTACCCGGCGGACGGAAAGCTGGTCCTGGACCTCCGTGACCCGCTGGGCCTCACGGCGGGGACTTACGCCCTGGCAGTGGAAGGCGGCCAGGCCGCTGCCGAGCGGCTGCCGGACAATACGCCGGCGGACCTGACGCTGGGCGTTTCCGCGCTCTCCTCGATTTACCTGGGCGGCGTCTGCCCCGTCACGCTGGCCGCGGCAGGGAAGATTTGCGAAAACGCCTCCGGCGCTGCGCTGAAAGCCCGGCAGATGTTCGCGGTGGAGCGGGCCACGCACTGCCTTACCCACTTCTGA
- the rpsA gene encoding 30S ribosomal protein S1: MTITSTEKPGTPVVAINDIGTAEDFLAAVDATIKYFNDGDLVEGTVVKVDRDEVLLDIGYKTEGVIPSRELSIKHDVDPGDVVSVGDQVEALVLTKEDKEGRLILSKKRAQYERAWGDIEKVKEEDGVVTGTVIEVVKGGLILDIGLRGFLPASLVEMRRVRDLAPYIGQQIEAKIIELDKNRNNVVLSRRAWLEQTQSEVRSTFLNKLEKGQVRPGVVSSIVNFGAFVDLGGVDGLVHVSELSWKHIDHPSEVVEVGQEVTVEVLEVDLDRERVSLSLKATQEDPWQTFARTHALGQVVPGKVTKLVPFGAFVRVEDGIEGLVHISELAVRHVELAEQVVSVGDELFVKVIDIDLERRRISLSLKQANEGVDADSTEFDPALYGMAAEYDEEGNYKYPEGFDPESNEWLEGYENQRAAWEQQYADAQTRWEAHKKQVAQHAADDAAAATSGEGDSGTTSYSSEPAVTDTGAGTLASDEALAALREKLTGN, from the coding sequence ATGACCATCACCTCCACCGAGAAGCCCGGTACCCCCGTAGTCGCGATTAACGACATCGGTACCGCTGAGGACTTCCTCGCAGCTGTCGACGCCACCATCAAGTACTTCAACGACGGAGACCTCGTCGAAGGTACCGTCGTCAAGGTCGACCGCGATGAAGTCCTGCTCGACATCGGTTACAAGACCGAAGGTGTCATCCCCTCCCGCGAGCTGTCCATCAAGCACGACGTTGATCCCGGAGACGTCGTCTCCGTCGGCGATCAGGTCGAAGCCCTGGTGCTCACCAAGGAAGACAAAGAAGGCCGTCTGATCCTCTCCAAGAAGCGTGCTCAGTACGAGCGCGCCTGGGGCGACATCGAGAAGGTCAAGGAAGAAGACGGGGTTGTCACCGGTACCGTCATCGAGGTTGTCAAGGGTGGTCTTATCCTCGACATCGGCCTGCGCGGCTTCCTGCCCGCATCCCTCGTCGAGATGCGCCGTGTGCGCGACCTGGCTCCGTACATCGGCCAGCAGATCGAAGCCAAGATCATCGAGCTGGACAAGAACCGCAACAACGTGGTCCTGTCCCGCCGTGCATGGCTCGAGCAGACCCAGTCCGAGGTCCGCTCCACCTTCCTCAACAAGCTGGAAAAGGGCCAGGTCCGTCCCGGCGTTGTTTCCTCCATCGTCAACTTCGGTGCCTTCGTGGACCTGGGCGGCGTAGACGGCCTGGTTCACGTTTCCGAGCTGTCCTGGAAGCACATCGACCACCCGTCCGAGGTTGTCGAGGTTGGCCAGGAAGTCACCGTCGAGGTTCTCGAGGTCGACCTGGACCGCGAGCGCGTTTCCCTGTCGCTCAAGGCTACGCAGGAAGATCCGTGGCAGACCTTCGCCCGCACCCACGCCCTCGGCCAGGTTGTTCCGGGTAAGGTCACCAAGCTGGTTCCGTTCGGTGCGTTTGTCCGCGTCGAAGACGGCATCGAAGGCCTCGTTCACATCTCGGAGCTCGCTGTGCGCCACGTTGAACTGGCTGAGCAGGTTGTCTCCGTTGGTGACGAGCTGTTCGTCAAGGTCATCGACATCGACCTTGAGCGCCGCCGTATCTCGCTGTCCCTCAAGCAGGCCAACGAGGGCGTCGACGCCGACAGCACCGAGTTCGATCCCGCTCTGTACGGCATGGCCGCAGAGTACGACGAAGAGGGCAACTACAAGTACCCCGAGGGCTTCGATCCCGAGTCCAACGAGTGGCTTGAAGGCTACGAGAACCAGCGCGCCGCCTGGGAGCAGCAGTACGCTGACGCCCAGACCCGTTGGGAAGCCCACAAGAAGCAGGTTGCCCAGCACGCTGCCGATGACGCTGCAGCTGCAACGTCCGGTGAGGGCGACTCCGGCACCACCAGCTACTCCTCCGAGCCTGCTGTCACCGACACCGGTGCCGGCACCCTGGCTTCGGATGAGGCTCTTGCCGCCCTGCGTGAGAAGCTGACCGGCAACTAA
- a CDS encoding MFS transporter — protein MAPTLITEQDVRRVQRRTVMLLGMAQVFGGIGTGATVSIGSILAVELSGSSAWAGAVATLMTLGAALAALPLAALADRRGRRISQVTGLSAAFAGAVLMVLAVVTGLFFLLVLGAAGIGVGSAASLQARFAAVDLADPEHRGRALSTVVWAVTVGAVAGPNLIQPGTLVGAALGLPPVAGPFVISGAGLLVATVLLFVGLRPDPLLMARELATQAESAALGLPRQGGLPGAPEQGPGTPTGGSLARGMRAIGASRPALLAVAAVVGAHAVMVGVMSMTPLHLQHLVEGPGAAHAGHTASGDVLVIIGFTISLHIAGMFALAPVMGWLTDEAGRTETIMIGFTLLITAVLVAGFGQGSTTAVAVGLVLLGMGWSAATVSGSTLLAESVGQESRVVVQGVSDMLMGAAGAVGGAVSGLVLSWTGYLGLNMLGGIVGAVVLAAAFLTLMARRRESAAA, from the coding sequence ATGGCCCCCACTTTGATCACGGAACAGGACGTGCGCCGGGTGCAGCGGCGTACCGTAATGCTGCTGGGCATGGCCCAGGTCTTTGGCGGAATCGGAACGGGAGCAACAGTTTCCATCGGTTCGATCCTTGCCGTGGAACTCTCCGGCTCCAGCGCCTGGGCGGGAGCGGTGGCTACCCTCATGACACTCGGCGCTGCCCTGGCTGCACTGCCGCTTGCAGCGCTGGCAGACCGCAGGGGACGCCGCATCAGCCAGGTCACTGGACTGTCCGCAGCCTTCGCGGGTGCTGTCCTGATGGTCCTGGCGGTGGTCACCGGACTCTTCTTCCTGCTGGTGCTGGGTGCGGCCGGCATCGGCGTGGGGTCAGCGGCAAGCCTGCAGGCACGCTTTGCGGCCGTTGACCTGGCCGACCCCGAGCATCGGGGCAGGGCGCTGTCCACCGTCGTCTGGGCGGTAACAGTCGGTGCGGTTGCCGGGCCCAACCTGATCCAGCCCGGCACACTGGTGGGCGCCGCACTGGGGCTGCCGCCGGTTGCGGGCCCGTTCGTGATCTCCGGGGCCGGGCTACTGGTGGCCACCGTCCTCCTTTTTGTGGGCCTGCGGCCGGACCCGCTCCTCATGGCGCGGGAACTGGCCACACAGGCTGAAAGTGCCGCCCTGGGCCTTCCCCGGCAGGGCGGCCTTCCCGGCGCACCGGAGCAAGGCCCGGGCACGCCGACTGGCGGTTCCCTGGCGCGTGGAATGCGTGCCATCGGTGCCTCCCGGCCGGCCCTCCTGGCGGTGGCGGCCGTCGTCGGGGCACACGCCGTGATGGTGGGCGTGATGTCCATGACGCCCCTGCACCTGCAGCACCTGGTGGAAGGCCCGGGGGCGGCACACGCCGGCCATACGGCCTCGGGGGATGTACTGGTGATCATCGGCTTCACCATCTCGCTGCACATTGCCGGCATGTTCGCCCTGGCACCGGTCATGGGCTGGCTGACGGACGAGGCGGGCAGGACGGAGACCATCATGATCGGCTTCACCCTGCTGATTACCGCTGTCCTTGTTGCCGGCTTTGGCCAGGGTTCCACCACGGCAGTGGCAGTCGGCCTGGTGCTGCTGGGCATGGGCTGGTCAGCTGCCACGGTGTCAGGTTCCACACTGCTGGCCGAGAGCGTCGGGCAGGAGTCACGCGTGGTGGTGCAGGGCGTGTCCGACATGTTGATGGGCGCCGCCGGGGCAGTGGGCGGCGCAGTCTCGGGGCTGGTCCTCAGCTGGACGGGCTACCTGGGGCTGAACATGCTGGGAGGCATAGTGGGTGCAGTTGTCCTGGCCGCGGCCTTCCTGACGCTCATGGCACGGCGGCGGGAATCAGCGGCGGCCTGA
- the uvrB gene encoding excinuclease ABC subunit UvrB — MSLAQDINRVVAPFEVISEFKPAGDQPAAIAELTQRIKNGEKDVVLLGATGTGKSATTAWLIEQVQRPTLVMVQNKTLAAQLANEFRELLPNNAVEYFVSYYDYYQPEAYVAQTDTFIEKDSSINEEVERLRHSATNALLTRRDVIVVATVSCIYGLGTPEEYIAGMVTLRKGQEMNRDDLLRKFVSMQYARNDMDFHRGTFRVRGDTVEIIPMYEELAIRIEFFGDEIENIHTLHPLTGEVIRDEEEMYVFPASHYVAGPERMSRAIKRIEDELADRLKVLESQNKLVEAQRLRMRTNYDLEMMQQMGFCNGIENYSSHIDGRGPGTAPHCLLDYFPDDFLLVVDESHVTIPQIGAMYEGDMSRKRNLVDFGFRLPSAMDNRPLKWDEFLQRIGQTVYLSATPGKYELGKADGFVQQIIRPTGLVDPEVVVKPTKGQIDDLLGEIKTRTAKNERILVTTLTKRMAEDLTDYLLGHGIKVEYLHSDVDTLRRVELLRELRMGSFDVLVGINLLREGLDLPEVSLVSILDADKEGFLRSSTSLIQTIGRAARNVSGQVHMYADRITDSMAHAIDETNRRRAIQVAYNTKHGVDPQPLRKKIADITDQLAKEDADTQELLNNNRLAKGGKRKPAAKAAAQVRSDGLAAAPAEDLVGLIEQLTEQMHGAAAELQFEVAARIRDEVSELKKELRQMQAAGHA; from the coding sequence ATGAGCCTTGCGCAGGATATCAACCGTGTTGTAGCGCCTTTCGAGGTCATCAGCGAATTCAAGCCCGCGGGTGACCAGCCTGCCGCCATCGCAGAACTGACGCAGCGGATTAAGAACGGCGAAAAGGACGTGGTGCTGCTCGGCGCCACCGGTACCGGTAAGAGCGCCACCACGGCCTGGTTGATCGAGCAGGTCCAGCGCCCAACCCTGGTGATGGTGCAGAACAAGACCCTCGCGGCGCAGCTGGCCAACGAATTCCGCGAGCTCCTGCCCAACAACGCGGTGGAGTACTTCGTCTCCTACTACGACTACTACCAGCCCGAAGCGTACGTGGCGCAGACGGACACCTTCATTGAAAAGGACTCCTCCATCAATGAGGAAGTTGAAAGGCTCCGCCACTCCGCCACCAACGCCCTTCTGACCCGTCGGGACGTGATCGTCGTGGCTACCGTTTCCTGCATTTACGGCCTGGGCACCCCGGAAGAGTACATCGCCGGGATGGTTACCCTCCGCAAGGGCCAGGAAATGAACCGGGACGACCTCCTCCGGAAGTTCGTCTCCATGCAATACGCGCGCAATGACATGGACTTCCACCGGGGCACCTTCCGGGTCCGCGGGGACACCGTGGAAATCATCCCGATGTACGAGGAACTGGCCATCCGGATTGAGTTCTTCGGTGACGAAATCGAGAACATCCACACGCTTCACCCGCTGACCGGAGAGGTGATCCGGGACGAAGAGGAAATGTATGTTTTCCCTGCCTCCCACTACGTGGCCGGGCCCGAACGGATGTCCAGGGCCATCAAGCGTATCGAGGACGAGCTTGCGGACCGGCTGAAGGTACTGGAAAGCCAGAACAAGCTGGTGGAAGCGCAGCGGCTGCGGATGCGGACCAACTATGACCTCGAAATGATGCAGCAGATGGGCTTCTGCAACGGTATTGAGAACTACTCCTCGCACATTGACGGCCGCGGCCCGGGAACAGCTCCGCACTGCCTCCTCGACTATTTCCCGGACGACTTCCTGCTGGTGGTGGACGAATCCCACGTGACCATCCCGCAAATCGGCGCCATGTATGAAGGGGACATGTCCCGAAAGCGGAACCTGGTGGACTTTGGCTTCCGCCTGCCCTCGGCGATGGACAACAGGCCACTCAAGTGGGACGAATTCCTCCAGCGCATTGGCCAGACCGTCTACCTGTCCGCCACGCCCGGGAAGTACGAACTTGGCAAGGCTGACGGTTTCGTCCAGCAGATCATTCGGCCTACCGGGCTTGTCGATCCTGAGGTGGTGGTCAAGCCCACCAAGGGCCAGATTGATGACCTGCTGGGGGAGATTAAGACCCGTACGGCAAAGAACGAGCGCATCCTGGTCACTACCCTGACGAAGCGCATGGCCGAGGACCTCACGGACTACCTCCTGGGCCACGGCATCAAAGTGGAGTACCTGCACTCGGACGTCGATACCCTCCGGCGCGTGGAACTGCTGCGCGAACTGCGGATGGGCAGTTTCGACGTACTGGTGGGCATCAACCTCCTCCGCGAAGGCCTCGACCTCCCCGAAGTGTCCCTGGTGAGCATCCTGGACGCGGACAAGGAGGGCTTCCTGCGCTCCTCCACGTCACTGATCCAGACCATCGGCCGCGCTGCCCGCAACGTCTCCGGGCAGGTGCACATGTACGCGGACCGCATCACGGATTCGATGGCGCACGCCATCGACGAGACCAACCGGCGCCGCGCCATCCAGGTCGCCTACAACACCAAGCACGGTGTGGACCCCCAACCGCTGCGGAAGAAAATCGCCGACATCACCGACCAACTGGCCAAGGAAGACGCCGACACCCAGGAACTGCTCAACAACAACCGCCTGGCCAAGGGTGGCAAGCGGAAGCCCGCGGCTAAGGCTGCCGCCCAGGTGCGCTCTGACGGCCTGGCCGCTGCTCCCGCGGAGGACCTGGTGGGCCTGATCGAACAGCTCACCGAGCAGATGCACGGCGCTGCCGCCGAACTTCAGTTCGAAGTGGCGGCCCGGATCCGGGACGAGGTCAGCGAACTCAAAAAGGAACTGCGCCAGATGCAGGCAGCCGGCCACGCCTGA
- a CDS encoding GNAT family N-acetyltransferase, whose protein sequence is MSQSPDVSLVDVDDAVLESLLALAKRDASPDEVAPPLGGAGWNPERTAWFRSYHRAAADGLAGAAGEKTWGVLCGGDLAGSVRLRRVADAGSGTVAETGIWLGRSFRSRGIGTAALRLVLAEARRAGLTRVVARTLADNLGARRLLAGLGAHLTPDDDGTVGAVVEL, encoded by the coding sequence ATGTCCCAGTCCCCTGATGTTTCCCTGGTGGATGTGGATGACGCCGTCCTGGAATCCCTGCTGGCACTGGCAAAGCGCGACGCATCCCCCGACGAGGTTGCCCCGCCGCTGGGCGGGGCCGGCTGGAATCCCGAACGCACCGCCTGGTTCCGCAGCTACCACCGCGCCGCTGCGGACGGCCTCGCTGGGGCGGCCGGAGAGAAGACCTGGGGCGTTCTCTGCGGCGGCGACCTCGCCGGGTCCGTGCGGCTCCGCCGCGTTGCCGACGCCGGCAGCGGGACTGTGGCGGAAACGGGCATCTGGCTCGGCAGGAGCTTCCGGTCCCGGGGAATAGGAACTGCTGCACTGCGCCTGGTCCTCGCCGAGGCGCGCCGGGCCGGGCTGACGCGGGTGGTGGCCCGTACGCTGGCTGACAACCTGGGCGCACGGCGACTGCTGGCCGGGCTTGGTGCCCACCTGACGCCCGACGACGACGGCACGGTTGGCGCCGTCGTCGAACTTTAA
- a CDS encoding TerC family protein, which translates to MLDLPVWFEVGSFVVLGLILLIDLLLVVRRPHEPSMKEAGLWVAFYVTLALVFAGAMFAFTGPEYGGQFVAGWVTEYSLSIDNLFVFIIIMARFSVPRKYQQEVLMVGIIIALVLRGIFIMLGAIVIEQFSWVFYIFGAFLLWTAWKQAQDEGEDEEDRENPLIARIRKVIPMSEKFDGNKLRTTVDGKKVFTPMLIVFITIGLTDLLFAVDSIPAIFGLTQSPFIVFTANLFALMGLRQLYFLLGGLMNRLIYLKHALSFILAFIGVKLVLHAMHVNELPFINGGQHIEWAPEIPTFVSLAVIVGTIIIAVIASLVSSKAKEAHLDPRLEEDFRKSHSDAE; encoded by the coding sequence GTGCTCGATTTGCCCGTGTGGTTCGAGGTCGGCTCTTTTGTCGTCCTCGGCCTGATCCTCCTGATCGACCTGCTCCTGGTGGTGCGCCGCCCCCACGAACCCTCGATGAAGGAGGCCGGCCTGTGGGTGGCCTTCTACGTCACCCTCGCCCTTGTGTTCGCAGGCGCCATGTTCGCCTTCACCGGGCCTGAATACGGTGGACAGTTCGTGGCCGGCTGGGTCACGGAATACAGCCTCAGCATCGACAACCTGTTTGTCTTCATCATCATCATGGCCCGGTTCTCGGTGCCCCGGAAATACCAGCAGGAAGTGCTGATGGTGGGCATCATCATCGCCCTGGTCCTGCGCGGCATCTTCATCATGCTCGGCGCCATCGTCATTGAGCAGTTCAGCTGGGTGTTCTACATCTTCGGCGCCTTCCTGCTGTGGACCGCGTGGAAGCAGGCCCAGGATGAAGGCGAAGACGAAGAAGACCGGGAAAACCCGCTCATCGCCCGGATCCGCAAGGTCATTCCCATGTCGGAGAAGTTCGACGGCAACAAACTGCGCACCACGGTGGACGGCAAGAAGGTCTTCACCCCCATGCTGATCGTGTTCATCACCATCGGCCTGACGGACCTGCTGTTCGCCGTTGACTCCATCCCCGCGATCTTCGGGCTGACCCAGAGCCCGTTCATCGTCTTCACGGCCAACCTGTTCGCCCTGATGGGCCTGCGCCAGCTGTACTTCCTGCTGGGTGGCCTCATGAACCGCCTGATCTACCTGAAGCACGCGCTGTCCTTCATCCTGGCGTTCATCGGCGTCAAGCTGGTCCTGCATGCCATGCACGTGAACGAACTGCCCTTCATTAACGGCGGCCAGCACATCGAATGGGCCCCGGAGATCCCCACGTTTGTATCCCTGGCCGTCATCGTTGGCACCATCATCATTGCCGTGATTGCCAGCCTGGTCAGCTCCAAGGCGAAGGAAGCCCACCTCGACCCCCGCCTGGAGGAAGACTTCCGCAAGAGCCACAGCGACGCCGAGTAA
- the coaE gene encoding dephospho-CoA kinase — translation MLKIGLTGGIASGKSVVAAQLRKRGAVLVDADALAREVVEPGTEGLRRIVAEFGSGMLGDDGRLDRARLGEVVFGNPERLGILNGIVHPLVRARAAAIVAAAGDAVVVQDIPLLVETGQGSDFHLVVVVDAPYDVRVQRMLERRGMTADAARSRMAAQASREERLAAADVVLDNSGSMEDLVKQVDELWDARLGPFARNLAAGIRAARNGGPVLEPYREEWPKQAARIAARLLTAAPGLILAVDHIGSTSVPGLAAKDVIDLQVAVSGLEVADSIAPLLAEAGFPLVPDAGSDTPKPTGADPRQWQKRFHANADPGRPVNIHVRVAGSPGWRYALMFRDWLRENPSALRLYAAHKADLAGRFAGSVSTRAYAEAKEPWFTDVAWPRMSAWAEDAGWAPPSYGS, via the coding sequence GTGCTGAAGATCGGTTTGACGGGCGGAATCGCCTCGGGGAAGTCTGTGGTGGCCGCGCAGCTCAGGAAACGCGGCGCAGTGCTGGTTGACGCCGACGCGCTGGCCCGGGAGGTGGTGGAGCCCGGTACAGAGGGCCTGCGCCGCATTGTGGCCGAGTTCGGGTCCGGGATGCTGGGCGATGACGGACGGCTGGACCGCGCACGCCTCGGCGAAGTGGTTTTCGGCAATCCGGAACGGCTTGGCATCCTGAACGGGATAGTCCACCCTCTGGTCCGTGCGCGTGCCGCAGCCATCGTGGCTGCCGCCGGTGATGCCGTGGTGGTCCAGGACATTCCGCTGCTCGTGGAAACAGGCCAGGGGAGTGACTTCCACCTGGTTGTCGTGGTGGATGCCCCCTACGACGTGCGGGTGCAGCGGATGCTGGAGCGCCGGGGCATGACCGCCGATGCAGCCCGTTCCCGGATGGCGGCCCAGGCGTCGCGGGAGGAGCGTTTGGCCGCGGCCGATGTCGTCCTCGATAACTCCGGCAGCATGGAGGACCTGGTGAAGCAGGTGGACGAACTCTGGGATGCGCGGCTTGGACCGTTTGCCCGGAACCTGGCGGCAGGGATCCGCGCGGCGAGGAACGGCGGGCCCGTCCTGGAACCGTACAGGGAGGAATGGCCGAAGCAGGCTGCCAGGATCGCGGCAAGGCTGTTGACAGCGGCCCCCGGGCTGATCCTGGCTGTGGACCACATCGGCTCCACGTCTGTCCCCGGGCTGGCCGCGAAGGACGTTATCGACCTGCAGGTTGCGGTATCCGGCCTGGAAGTTGCAGACAGTATCGCTCCACTGCTGGCTGAAGCCGGATTCCCGCTGGTGCCCGACGCCGGGTCCGATACGCCCAAACCAACCGGGGCGGATCCCCGGCAGTGGCAGAAACGGTTCCACGCCAACGCCGACCCCGGCCGTCCGGTCAACATCCACGTCCGTGTTGCCGGCTCGCCCGGATGGCGTTACGCCCTGATGTTCCGGGACTGGCTGCGGGAAAATCCGTCCGCGCTCCGACTCTACGCAGCGCATAAGGCAGATCTTGCGGGCCGCTTTGCCGGCTCGGTCAGCACCAGGGCGTATGCCGAGGCCAAGGAACCATGGTTTACGGATGTTGCGTGGCCGCGAATGTCTGCTTGGGCCGAGGACGCCGGGTGGGCCCCGCCGTCGTACGGGTCCTGA